The DNA region TCCTGGACGACAAGTGCTGGGCAAAATGGGCTAGGCCGGGCACCCGCAGCTAGCAGGTGGCGTGAGCCCTGCGCCTGCGTGGTGAGGCAGGGCCTGGGCACCCGCTCACACAGCTTGATACATATTCGTGAGTATAGGAGTATTTGTTAGTGTTACACACAAGGCGCAGCCTGCATTCGAAACCAGGCAGGACCAACGCCCCGGGTCATAATAGAGAATAAAGTAAAAAACATAGGCCTGCAGAAACAGAGGCCTTCGGAAGGGAAAAGTGAGATTGTTAGAATTGAAGGGTATGCGCCTGCCACTTACTCGTTTCTGGTGGCCTCTGCTTCCAGCTTGGCGATCTCCGGGTCCACGGCAATGCCCGCATTCCTCAGCTGACGCTTCAGTATGTCGACCTGCTTGAAGGCGTTGCCGAGCTCGAGCTGCAGACTCTCGTTGGCCTTGGTCAGCGTGCTGACTTGCTGCTCGCCCAGCAGTTTCTGCAGCGTCCACTTTTCGATGTTGGCGTTCTCTGTgtccttgagcttcagaaTGTACTCTGCGGCCCGCAGCAGGATGGAGGCCTTGCTGGACTCTTTGACGGGCAGCAGCTCGCTGAGCTTGTTAATGGCTGTGTTGATGTTCTCGCGGCGGCGCCTCTCGACCTCCTTGTGCGAGTCCTTGCGCTGCTGGCGCCATTCGGCGGACCCCGTGACGGGCGCGGGCTtgcggccgcggcggccgcTGCGCTTGCCGTCCTCGTCCTTGAGCGACgcgtcgtcgtcatcctcgtcgtcctcgacTTTGGCATCGTGCACGTCGTGGTGGTGGTGCGCGTGGTGTGCGTGGTGCAGCTCGTGGTTGGGGTCGTCCTGGCCCCCCATGAACCCACCGTATGCGGCCGCCGCCACGGCCGCAGCTGCTGCCGTGCCATCGTGGTCTTGgtcgtcctcgtcctcgtcccGGTGCACGTCCTCGTCCCCGGACGCCGGGTCTTGCTTCTCCTTCAGCAGTTCCGCATCGATATTGCTTTGCTCTGCGGCCTCTGCGCGTTGCCTCTTTAGCTCGTCGTTACCGACTTCAACGTCGTTGGGGAGTAGTCTTTTGGCCATGTTTGATGGAGTTGTATGTGTCTTGAAACGTGACAAACACGTGTAGTActggaacttcttgttcttAAAGGTGGCGTGGGCTTGTTGTCCACAGATTTTCGTTTGAATTAAAGGTCATGTTTTGGACTTGTTCATGGCACAAGACATCCACGTTATCAAAATTTGCGTCTCGTGCCCCGTGAAAGGTAGGGTAACGTCATGGTTGTTCGTCGTTCGCGATAACTTGAGGGGCCATGTGATGTATAGTGCGGGTAATACCCTCGTGGGGTGTGATGATCGGTTTGTCCGGGTAGCACGGGCCATACTCCCGCAAGCGGCTAATTCTGAAACAGTTTTCGAGGCCGTTTTCGAAGCTGGGGCGTACAGGGTTAGCACTTGTGTCCGGGCCTCTGCGGTATGGAAGGTGGCCAAAAAGGCCGGGCTGCGCTGGACTGCTCCGACGCTGTTGCTTGGAACTTCGAGAGATGTTATGTCATTGGGTACGAATGAGACGCGCTATTTCTGGTCCTGTAATGCGGTATGCCCTACTCAGAAGGAGCTTTCGGGTCACGGCCAGTGATGGCAGCGCGCTTCAGCGGTATGAAAATGCTTCGTGAGGAGGGTTTTTAGCTGAGTTCCATTTTGTTTATTTTTCGGAGTGTCTGTTAAACTAGATGTAGTTAATGTTCGCTATAACATTAAACGGAACCCACAGCACCGAAAAACAGCAGAGGGAGGAAGACACATCCCCGCGGTCCACCACGCCGAACTCTCAAGTTGGTATTAAACATGCAGTTACAAATTTAATCTTTTACTTCATTATATAAATTAGCGAGCAACTCTCGCATATGGCAGCACTCGCCTGTTATCTTCGTATTaggtttcttcttccttttccCTCGCGTCAGCCCAGATATCCTTCTTAGTGCTGCTGTCTTCATTCTCGTGTACTTCCTTGTCCAATTCCGCAACTTTATCTCCGTGCAAGCCTCCATTTGGCTTCGCGGGGATCTCGGCCTGCTCCTGAGGCAAGACGGTTGCACTGCTGTGCTCTTGAGGCAAGGCGGTTAGATTGTCGTTCTCCTGGGGCAGAGTATTCGCATTGCTATTGTCCTGTAACGGGATAGTCGCACCTTCATGTTCTTGGGATGGGGCGGCCGCATTGTCCTCGTTCGCCTTTTCCTCACTCAGAGTAGGCAGCGATTCTGCCTGGGCCTGGACCAGAGGAGGTGCCGGTGTCTCAGCGATCGATAACATCGACTTcgacttgttctttgtcttgCTCAGAAATGGATTAGAAGTGTGTGCGAGTTCCTCCTCAGAGGCCTTGGCTGACGTGTTCGCTGCGGGAGAAAACCCACCGTTACTCTCGTAACTAGAGTGTCTTAGCTCAGGAGCCTTTGGCACCGCGTGAGGGTTCTCGTGCACACCGGCTGAGATCGAGGCCCACCAGGGGTCTTCCAAAAGGTCCTGCATCGTGTACCGGGTTTTAGCGTCGGGGTCTGCTAACCTCCACGCAACCCTCGAAGCTCCCCCACTTTGGAACTCGCGGCCAAACTGAAACTCGCTTCCTGGACCTGGGCGATGATTGCCAGGCTTCCTGAACTGCGGGTTGATGTGATCCACGTAGTTGTTGTAGGAGAGGACGTAGGACCTAAACTTGGAGTCCGTCTTGTAAGCGTCCAAGAATGGCGAGCATTGGTACACCAGGACAAAAAGCAGCATACCTAATGCCCAGCAGTCCATTTTGTGAGCGTCATACGGCTTCTTATCCTGTTTGGTTGCATTATCGTCGTTAAAAGCCATGACCTCGGGCGGTGAGTAAGGCGGAGATCCCACGTAGttctcaaaaagacttACGGGGCTATTCAGGTCATCTGGGTCTTCATGTCCCCAATCAGAGATACCAAAATCTGTAATCTTGGCAGTACCTTCTTTGTCAATTAAAACGTTCTCAGGCTTGAGATCTCTGTGGACAATGCCCTGACTATGAACAAACTTAATACCCTCGACAACCTGCCTCCAGTAATCGAACTTTTCCTTTAAGGGACGCTTCTTCCAGGTCGGCCTCGAGATGAGCGAATAAAGATCTCCCCCGGAACAATACTCCATAACGAAGGCCCACCCTCTTGTCATAAAAGTTGTGGTCGATACCTTTACCAAATAAAAAGTGTTGGCAATGTGCGGATTTTTACTCAGGCGCTTGGCGAGAATAAACTCCTTAGAGCAACGCTTGTAAAAATGTTCAGGCTCCTCGTTCCTCAGtagcttgaacttcttcagagcaTAAAGGTCTTTCTTGTGGAATAAAGAGCGCACAGTACGCACCTCACTGGAGCCCCCCGAACCCAAGTTCATATCGTCAGCTGTGTTTCTTTCAGGATAGCAGAAATTATCAGCCAATTGAACG from Lachancea thermotolerans CBS 6340 chromosome C complete sequence includes:
- the CBF1 gene encoding Cbf1p (some similarities with uniprot|P17106 Saccharomyces cerevisiae YJR060W CBF1 Helix-loop-helix protein that binds the motif CACRTG (R), producing the protein MAKRLLPNDVEVGNDELKRQRAEAAEQSNIDAELLKEKQDPASGDEDVHRDEDEDDQDHDGTAAAAAVAAAAYGGFMGGQDDPNHELHHAHHAHHHHDVHDAKVEDDEDDDDASLKDEDGKRSGRRGRKPAPVTGSAEWRQQRKDSHKEVERRRRENINTAINKLSELLPVKESSKASILLRAAEYILKLKDTENANIEKWTLQKLLGEQQVSTLTKANESLQLELGNAFKQVDILKRQLRNAGIAVDPEIAKLEAEATRNE
- the PTK2 gene encoding protein kinase PTK2 (weakly similar to uniprot|P47116 Saccharomyces cerevisiae YJR059W PTK2 Putative serine/threonine protein kinase involved in regulation of ion transport across plasma membrane enhances spermine uptake), with amino-acid sequence MASTKSAESGGSSHVVNSVVPSNMKETSAPSSEVSRRDTDIEKKSKAAAELPPRSQREQHAKDLRGLNRSSSVRAMSSLRKIFHRSQSHHEPDGRSRAPVKAGTGMGMLHGAFESEQKSRSRSSSLLHRKNQHAILPQQNHVPNHLIQSSSNPALSSAVSHNVNPFIAHRNPGFESPFSALGKGTDIAAPRKSNTHGSNPISRKTSSNESNMVYNPYGTLSKNNTSSSQHGLSFYLQDGKEELPLLPTPLKDPNEYLPEGYRQYSVQLADNFCYPERNTADDMNLGSGGSSEVRTVRSLFHKKDLYALKKFKLLRNEEPEHFYKRCSKEFILAKRLSKNPHIANTFYLVKVSTTTFMTRGWAFVMEYCSGGDLYSLISRPTWKKRPLKEKFDYWRQVVEGIKFVHSQGIVHRDLKPENVLIDKEGTAKITDFGISDWGHEDPDDLNSPVSLFENYVGSPPYSPPEVMAFNDDNATKQDKKPYDAHKMDCWALGMLLFVLVYQCSPFLDAYKTDSKFRSYVLSYNNYVDHINPQFRKPGNHRPGPGSEFQFGREFQSGGASRVAWRLADPDAKTRYTMQDLLEDPWWASISAGVHENPHAVPKAPELRHSSYESNGGFSPAANTSAKASEEELAHTSNPFLSKTKNKSKSMLSIAETPAPPLVQAQAESLPTLSEEKANEDNAAAPSQEHEGATIPLQDNSNANTLPQENDNLTALPQEHSSATVLPQEQAEIPAKPNGGLHGDKVAELDKEVHENEDSSTKKDIWADAREKEEET